One Marinibacterium anthonyi genomic region harbors:
- the yfkC gene encoding putative MscS family protein YfkC has product MSYLFRIVGLAVLAITFAVSAQAQHLPGSKSAGSGAGAAAAPQLPDPLTPDAVQAMVARMSDDQVRVMLLDRLDAVAKSQAAAPAEPDTLTHDVAVSLNAFASSILTSVERLPLLITGQFHAFSAFFAFYGFGGVLLMLLKTVIMLAIAYGIERLVSTAFRSWVKEPVPDAEGKSTLIGTITFLFHRFVRDIIGLAAFYIVARIVGRVILTPDEVTFVGPLLIYLVWMPRLCAAVTRFVLAPHKPAVRLMTVSDHWAKYLHRNIVGLIFLGGLTIFVVDFNARFGTSVGETRIGFWFDSAVYVYLIIIALQAREALSKMMLGGADHPNRYEQWIARIYPWYMITVAVCMWVVVNMLIGLEQTTLLLGGAHYKTLFWLLIAPLLDTMVRSLTRHLVPPMIGEGPVAQAAHESTKRSYIRIGRVILVAAVAMIIRDIWNIRLSLPDGQESLVAHVIEFVMTCAVGYIAFELASLWVNRRLAREQTSVHAPGETDAGGEGGGHGGGSRLTTVLPLVLMAAQGAIIVVFALLAIGSLGIDTTPLLASAGILGLAIGFGAQKLVSDIVGGLFFLIDDAFRIGEYVDVGGTTGTVERISVRSMQLRHHRGLVHTIPYGEIAKLTNYSRDWVIMKLKFTVPFDTDPNKVKKIFKKIGADMIADPTYKDDFLEPFKSQGVFDFDDVGMVIRGKFMAKPGTQFTIRKEIYNRVKDQFKENGIEFARREVRVAIPNLHDEDLSDEEKATVAAAATAAVQQELAKE; this is encoded by the coding sequence ATGTCATACCTTTTCCGGATCGTCGGCCTTGCGGTGCTGGCGATCACATTTGCGGTTTCCGCCCAGGCACAACACCTGCCCGGCAGCAAAAGCGCGGGGTCCGGGGCGGGCGCGGCCGCGGCGCCGCAACTGCCCGATCCGCTGACCCCCGATGCGGTCCAGGCCATGGTCGCGCGGATGTCGGACGACCAGGTCCGCGTCATGCTTCTGGACCGGCTCGACGCGGTGGCCAAAAGCCAGGCGGCCGCGCCGGCCGAACCGGACACCCTGACCCATGACGTCGCCGTCAGCCTGAACGCCTTCGCCTCGTCGATCCTGACGTCGGTCGAACGCCTGCCCTTGCTGATCACCGGCCAGTTCCACGCCTTCTCGGCCTTCTTCGCCTTCTACGGCTTTGGCGGCGTGCTGCTGATGCTGCTCAAGACCGTGATCATGCTGGCCATCGCCTACGGGATCGAACGGCTGGTCTCGACCGCGTTCCGGTCCTGGGTGAAGGAACCGGTGCCGGATGCCGAAGGCAAAAGCACCCTCATCGGCACGATAACCTTCCTCTTTCACCGGTTCGTGCGTGATATCATCGGCCTGGCGGCCTTCTACATCGTCGCCCGCATTGTCGGACGCGTGATCCTGACCCCGGACGAGGTCACCTTCGTCGGGCCGCTGCTGATCTACCTTGTCTGGATGCCGCGCCTCTGTGCGGCCGTGACCCGCTTTGTCCTGGCCCCCCACAAGCCCGCCGTCCGCCTGATGACCGTGTCGGACCATTGGGCCAAGTACCTGCACCGCAACATCGTCGGCCTGATCTTCCTGGGCGGGCTGACCATCTTCGTGGTCGATTTCAACGCCCGCTTCGGCACGTCGGTCGGCGAAACGCGCATCGGTTTCTGGTTCGACAGCGCGGTCTATGTCTACCTGATCATCATCGCGCTGCAGGCCCGCGAGGCCCTGAGCAAGATGATGCTGGGCGGGGCGGACCACCCCAACCGCTACGAACAATGGATCGCCCGCATCTACCCCTGGTACATGATCACCGTCGCGGTGTGCATGTGGGTCGTCGTGAACATGCTGATCGGGCTTGAACAGACCACGCTGCTGCTGGGCGGGGCCCATTACAAGACCCTGTTCTGGCTGCTGATCGCGCCGCTTCTGGACACCATGGTCCGCAGCCTGACACGCCACCTTGTCCCGCCGATGATCGGCGAGGGTCCGGTGGCCCAGGCGGCCCACGAATCCACCAAGCGCAGCTATATCCGCATCGGCCGGGTCATCCTGGTCGCCGCGGTCGCGATGATCATCCGCGACATCTGGAACATCCGGCTCAGCCTGCCGGACGGACAGGAAAGCCTGGTCGCGCACGTGATCGAATTCGTGATGACCTGCGCGGTGGGCTACATCGCCTTCGAACTGGCGTCGCTTTGGGTGAACCGTCGGCTGGCGCGGGAACAGACCAGCGTCCATGCCCCCGGCGAGACGGACGCGGGCGGTGAAGGCGGCGGTCACGGCGGCGGGTCGCGCCTGACGACGGTGCTGCCGCTGGTGCTGATGGCGGCGCAGGGCGCGATCATCGTGGTCTTTGCCCTTCTGGCCATCGGCTCGCTTGGCATCGACACCACCCCGCTTCTGGCGTCGGCCGGGATCCTTGGCCTGGCGATCGGTTTCGGCGCGCAGAAACTGGTGTCCGACATCGTCGGCGGCCTGTTCTTCCTGATCGACGACGCCTTCCGCATCGGCGAATACGTCGACGTGGGGGGCACCACGGGCACGGTCGAACGGATCTCGGTCCGCTCGATGCAGCTGCGCCACCACCGCGGCCTTGTCCACACGATCCCCTACGGCGAAATCGCCAAGCTGACCAACTACAGCCGCGACTGGGTGATCATGAAGCTCAAGTTCACCGTGCCGTTCGACACCGATCCCAACAAGGTCAAGAAGATCTTCAAGAAAATCGGCGCCGACATGATCGCGGACCCGACCTACAAGGACGATTTCCTTGAGCCGTTCAAAAGCCAGGGCGTCTTCGATTTCGATGATGTCGGCATGGTGATCCGCGGCAAGTTCATGGCCAAGCCGGGGACCCAGTTCACGATCCGCAAGGAGATCTACAACCGGGTCAAGGACCAGTTCAAGGAGAACGGCATCGAATTCGCCCGCCGCGAGGTCCGCGTGGCCATTCCCAACCTGCATGACGAAGACCTGTCGGACGAGGAAAAGGCGACCGTGGCCGCCGCCGCAACCGCGGCCGTGCAACAGGAACTGGCCAAGGAATGA
- the gcvA_7 gene encoding Gcv operon activator encodes MDWDKLRIFHAVADAGSLTHAGDKLNLSQSAVSRQIRALEESLGAILFHRHARGLILTEQGELLFDATRSMSKRLEAAAARIRDSEEEVFGELRVTTTTGFGTMWLAPRLPKLYEKYPNLKVDLMLEERVLDLPMREADVAIRMKEPSQADLIRKKLMNVQMRLYASRDYLDREGEPSDILEIADHRLISQNTRSAQVAAGALLTQHLMTFNPRSLLTVNNYFGVLQAVLNNLGIGILPDYLAQDFPAMVRVLPDIESAPVPTFLAYPEELRHSQRIAAFRDFVQDEVIAHRKQLRELEQV; translated from the coding sequence ATGGACTGGGACAAGCTGAGAATTTTTCATGCCGTGGCGGATGCCGGCAGCCTCACCCATGCCGGTGACAAGCTGAACCTGTCGCAATCTGCGGTCAGCCGCCAGATCCGTGCGCTGGAGGAAAGCCTGGGCGCGATCCTGTTCCACCGCCATGCGCGCGGTCTGATCCTGACCGAACAGGGGGAATTGCTGTTCGACGCGACGCGGTCGATGTCCAAGCGCCTGGAAGCCGCCGCCGCGCGGATCCGCGACAGCGAGGAAGAGGTGTTCGGCGAACTGCGCGTGACCACCACGACCGGTTTCGGCACCATGTGGCTGGCCCCGCGCCTGCCCAAGCTCTACGAGAAGTATCCCAACCTCAAGGTCGACCTGATGCTTGAAGAACGGGTGCTGGACCTGCCCATGCGCGAGGCCGACGTAGCCATCCGCATGAAGGAACCCTCGCAGGCCGACCTGATCCGCAAGAAGCTGATGAACGTGCAGATGCGGCTGTATGCGTCGCGCGACTACCTGGACCGCGAGGGCGAGCCGAGCGATATCCTTGAAATCGCCGATCACCGGTTGATCTCGCAGAACACGCGGTCGGCCCAGGTGGCCGCCGGCGCCCTGCTGACCCAGCACCTGATGACGTTCAATCCGCGTTCGCTGCTGACGGTGAACAATTATTTCGGCGTCCTTCAGGCTGTGCTCAACAACCTTGGAATCGGCATCCTGCCCGACTACCTGGCGCAGGATTTTCCGGCCATGGTCAGGGTCTTGCCCGATATCGAATCGGCGCCCGTCCCCACCTTCCTCGCCTATCCCGAAGAACTGCGGCATTCGCAACGGATCGCCGCCTTCCGGGACTTCGTCCAGGACGAGGTCATCGCCCACCGCAAGCAGCTGCGCGAGCTCGAACAAGTCTAG
- a CDS encoding indolepyruvate ferredoxin oxidoreductase has protein sequence MSQQKISLNDRFDLSKSPVLLNGTQALVRLMMMQKARDRDAGFNTAGLVTGYRGSPLGSVDMQMLRAGKQLAEYDITFQSGLNEDLAATALWGSQQAGLRGENKYDGVFGLWYGKGPGVDRSGDAMKHANMAGTAPLGGVLMAMGDDHTGESSTVLHQSEWALVDAYMPVVSPAGVQEILDFGIYGIALSRFAGVWVGLKTMKDTIETTAVVDGSPDRMKLVTPSFDMPEGGLNIRLLDTPVAQETRMIDYKRFAAEAFSRANGMDKRMWGKPGARIGLVAAGKNWLDLVHAMSLLNIDENEAERLGITLYKVGQTFPLDMQGFHDWAEGLDLIVVVEEKRKLIEVQIKEAIFDDRRGRRVFGWYKGSGAGGMHGEELFPTRGALDPIMIAAKLGDILVEEGRETDGIRAGIQALDEARRNDNAKEIAARVPYFCSGCPHNTSTKVPEGSRAYAGIGCHYMAQWMDRDTLGFTHMGAEGANWIGEAPFSTTKHVFQNLGDGTYNHSGIQAIRAAQAAGTNITYKILYNDAVAMTGGQANEGGLSPQRIVQEIRAMGVKEVVVVYDEKEDVDKSTFPKGLEFHERAELETVQKRLREVEGVSAIVYIQTCAAEKRRRRKRGKFPDPDKRVFINSDVCEGCGDCGVQSNCVSIVPKETELGRKRAIDQSSCNKDFSCLKGFCPSFVTLEGAKVRKEATTELDLPHLPEPALPTINGTWNVVITGVGGTGVVTIGAVMAQAAQIDGKGAGMMEMAGLAQKGGAVGIHCRIAEKPADISAIRVATGEADALIGGDLVVSAGAKTLGLTRPGRTGAVVNSHEIITGDFTRNTEFALPADRLELALQARMKDRVELFDASDLAKTVLGDSIFSNMMVFGAAWQKGLVPLSHASIMAAIELNGAAVERNQRAFEIGRWAMLHPKEAADMLTDKVVQLPKSLEDRIAYRADHLTRFQSKRLAKRYRAMVDGIDDAKVKEAVALGYHKLLAYKDEYEVARLLVDTREKAQAEFDGDFRMSFHMSPPIFAKDGPDGRPVKREYGEWMLRALRVLKSFKVLRGGLLDPFARTEERKMERALIAQYEADMADVLPVLTPATRDAVVALARLPLDIRGFGPVKMANEAKAAKRREELLVSIRAGGPDLASAAE, from the coding sequence ATGAGTCAGCAAAAGATTTCCCTGAATGATCGTTTTGACCTGAGCAAGAGCCCGGTTCTGTTGAACGGAACCCAGGCGCTTGTACGGTTGATGATGATGCAGAAGGCCCGCGACCGCGACGCGGGCTTCAACACCGCCGGCCTGGTGACGGGCTACCGGGGGTCGCCTCTTGGATCTGTCGACATGCAGATGTTGCGCGCGGGCAAGCAATTGGCAGAATATGACATCACGTTTCAGTCAGGTCTGAACGAGGATCTGGCCGCGACCGCGCTGTGGGGCAGCCAGCAGGCCGGCTTGCGGGGCGAGAACAAGTACGACGGGGTCTTCGGGCTTTGGTACGGCAAGGGCCCGGGCGTGGATCGGTCGGGCGATGCGATGAAACACGCCAACATGGCCGGCACGGCGCCCCTGGGCGGTGTGCTGATGGCGATGGGCGACGACCACACCGGCGAAAGTTCGACCGTGCTGCACCAGTCGGAATGGGCGCTGGTCGATGCCTACATGCCGGTGGTCAGCCCGGCGGGCGTGCAGGAGATCCTGGATTTCGGCATCTACGGCATTGCGCTGTCGCGCTTTGCCGGGGTCTGGGTCGGCCTGAAGACCATGAAGGACACGATCGAGACGACGGCAGTGGTCGATGGCTCGCCCGACCGGATGAAGCTGGTCACGCCGTCCTTCGACATGCCCGAAGGCGGTCTGAACATCCGCCTGCTGGACACGCCGGTGGCGCAGGAAACCCGGATGATCGACTACAAGCGCTTTGCGGCCGAGGCGTTTTCGCGCGCCAACGGCATGGACAAGCGCATGTGGGGCAAGCCCGGCGCCCGGATCGGCCTTGTCGCCGCCGGCAAGAACTGGCTGGACCTGGTCCATGCCATGTCGCTGCTGAACATCGACGAAAACGAAGCCGAACGGCTGGGCATCACGCTGTACAAGGTCGGCCAGACCTTTCCGCTGGACATGCAGGGATTCCATGACTGGGCCGAAGGGCTGGACCTGATCGTCGTGGTGGAAGAAAAGCGCAAGCTGATCGAAGTCCAGATCAAGGAAGCCATCTTTGATGACCGACGGGGCCGGCGGGTCTTTGGCTGGTACAAGGGCAGCGGCGCCGGCGGCATGCACGGGGAAGAGCTTTTCCCGACGCGCGGCGCGCTGGATCCGATCATGATCGCGGCCAAGCTGGGCGACATCCTGGTCGAAGAGGGGCGCGAGACGGACGGGATCAGGGCCGGCATCCAGGCGCTGGACGAGGCGCGGCGCAACGACAATGCCAAGGAGATCGCGGCGCGGGTGCCCTATTTCTGCTCGGGCTGCCCGCATAATACCTCGACCAAGGTGCCCGAGGGGTCGCGCGCCTATGCCGGGATCGGCTGCCATTACATGGCGCAGTGGATGGACCGCGACACGCTGGGCTTTACGCACATGGGCGCCGAAGGGGCGAACTGGATCGGCGAGGCGCCGTTTTCCACCACGAAGCACGTGTTCCAGAACCTGGGCGACGGGACCTACAACCATTCCGGCATCCAGGCGATCCGCGCGGCGCAGGCCGCCGGCACCAACATCACCTACAAGATCCTTTACAACGACGCCGTCGCCATGACCGGCGGACAGGCCAACGAAGGCGGGCTGTCGCCGCAGCGCATCGTGCAAGAGATCCGCGCGATGGGCGTGAAAGAGGTTGTCGTCGTCTATGACGAAAAGGAAGACGTCGACAAATCCACCTTCCCCAAGGGGCTGGAATTCCACGAACGGGCCGAGCTGGAGACCGTGCAGAAGCGCCTGCGCGAGGTCGAGGGCGTGTCGGCGATCGTCTACATCCAGACCTGCGCGGCCGAAAAGCGGCGGCGGCGCAAGCGGGGCAAGTTCCCCGATCCGGACAAGCGGGTGTTCATCAACAGTGACGTCTGCGAGGGCTGCGGCGATTGCGGCGTGCAGTCGAACTGCGTGTCCATCGTGCCGAAGGAAACCGAACTGGGCCGCAAGCGGGCGATCGACCAGTCGTCCTGCAACAAGGACTTTTCGTGCCTCAAGGGGTTCTGCCCGTCTTTCGTGACGCTGGAAGGCGCCAAGGTGCGCAAAGAGGCGACGACAGAGCTGGATCTGCCGCACCTGCCCGAACCGGCCCTGCCCACGATCAACGGCACCTGGAACGTCGTGATCACGGGCGTTGGCGGCACCGGCGTGGTGACCATCGGCGCGGTGATGGCGCAGGCGGCCCAGATCGACGGCAAGGGCGCCGGCATGATGGAGATGGCCGGACTGGCGCAGAAGGGCGGGGCGGTCGGCATCCATTGCCGGATCGCGGAAAAACCGGCCGACATCAGCGCCATTCGTGTCGCCACAGGCGAGGCTGACGCGCTGATCGGCGGCGACCTTGTGGTCAGCGCCGGGGCCAAGACGCTGGGGCTGACACGGCCCGGGCGGACGGGCGCCGTGGTCAACAGCCACGAGATCATCACCGGCGACTTCACGCGCAACACCGAATTCGCCCTGCCGGCGGATCGGCTGGAACTGGCGTTGCAGGCGCGGATGAAGGACCGGGTCGAATTGTTCGATGCGTCGGACCTGGCCAAGACCGTGCTGGGCGACTCCATCTTTTCCAACATGATGGTCTTTGGCGCGGCCTGGCAGAAGGGGCTGGTGCCGCTGAGCCATGCGTCGATCATGGCCGCGATCGAGCTGAACGGCGCGGCGGTGGAGCGGAACCAGCGCGCCTTCGAGATCGGTCGCTGGGCGATGCTGCACCCGAAGGAAGCGGCCGACATGCTGACCGACAAGGTGGTGCAGCTGCCGAAGTCTCTGGAAGACCGCATCGCCTATCGCGCCGACCACCTGACCCGGTTCCAGTCAAAGCGGCTGGCCAAGCGGTATCGGGCCATGGTTGACGGGATCGATGACGCCAAGGTCAAGGAAGCGGTCGCGCTGGGGTATCACAAGCTGTTGGCCTACAAGGACGAATACGAGGTCGCACGGCTGCTGGTAGACACGCGCGAAAAGGCGCAGGCCGAGTTCGACGGCGACTTCAGGATGTCGTTCCACATGTCCCCGCCGATCTTCGCCAAGGACGGCCCCGACGGGCGCCCGGTGAAACGGGAGTACGGCGAATGGATGCTGCGCGCATTGCGCGTGCTGAAGTCGTTCAAGGTCCTGCGCGGTGGTCTGCTGGACCCGTTCGCCCGCACCGAGGAGCGCAAGATGGAACGCGCGCTGATCGCCCAGTACGAGGCCGACATGGCCGACGTGCTGCCCGTGCTGACGCCCGCGACCCGGGATGCGGTCGTCGCGCTGGCGCGCCTGCCGCTGGACATCCGGGGCTTTGGCCCGGTCAAGATGGCGAACGAGGCGAAGGCGGCGAAACGGCGCGAGGAACTGCTGGTGTCGATCCGAGCAGGCGGTCCCGATCTTGCGAGCGCCGCGGAATAG
- a CDS encoding Acyltransferase: MIRLMENTTGRLRLIKRANGYEADIAAGRDFWGVMVERYGLTLDVVGGSLDNIPREGPLILIANHPYGILDGLMMGHILSVTRGDFRILAHRVFRKAEDLNRIILPISFDETKEAVKTNIETRKEALRYLGDGGAIGIFPGGTVSTAAKPFSRPMDPGWRGFTARMVGKSNATVVPVFFEGSNSRLFQLASHIHYTLRMGLLIKEFHKRMDAPVRMVIGKPIGRDVLDPLAKDSKAMMDFLRKSTYELSPKPLRSYEYGFEFEEKHRA, translated from the coding sequence ATGATCCGGCTGATGGAAAACACCACCGGGCGCCTTCGCTTGATCAAGCGCGCAAATGGATACGAGGCCGATATCGCGGCGGGCCGGGATTTCTGGGGCGTCATGGTCGAACGCTACGGGCTGACGCTGGACGTGGTGGGCGGATCGCTGGACAACATCCCGCGCGAAGGTCCGCTGATTCTGATCGCGAACCACCCGTATGGCATCCTCGACGGGCTGATGATGGGGCATATCCTGTCCGTCACCCGGGGCGATTTCCGCATCCTGGCGCACCGGGTCTTCCGCAAGGCCGAGGATCTGAACCGCATCATCCTGCCGATCTCGTTCGACGAGACGAAAGAGGCGGTGAAGACCAATATCGAAACCCGCAAGGAAGCGCTGCGCTACCTGGGCGACGGCGGGGCGATCGGGATCTTTCCGGGCGGCACCGTGTCGACGGCGGCCAAGCCGTTTTCACGACCCATGGATCCGGGCTGGCGGGGGTTCACCGCGCGGATGGTGGGCAAGAGCAACGCCACCGTGGTGCCGGTTTTCTTCGAGGGATCGAATTCGCGGCTGTTCCAGCTGGCAAGCCATATCCACTATACCTTGCGCATGGGTCTTCTGATCAAGGAATTCCACAAGCGCATGGATGCCCCGGTGCGGATGGTCATCGGAAAACCCATCGGGCGCGACGTTCTGGACCCATTGGCGAAAGACAGCAAAGCGATGATGGATTTCCTTCGCAAATCAACGTATGAGCTGTCTCCAAAGCCGCTTCGATCTTACGAATACGGCTTCGAGTTTGAAGAGAAGCACCGCGCCTGA
- the murI gene encoding Glutamate racemase, which translates to MSVGIFDSGLGGLTVLDAVAKRLPDVAFRYYADSANAPYGVREADDVYRLTKSAVTWLWDNGCDLVILACNTASAAGLRRIQEEGVPPGKRVLGVFVPLIEALTERQWGDNSPPREVAVKHVALFATPATVRSRAFQRELAFRAIGVDVEAQACGGVVDAIEDGDMILAEALVRSHVDALKRKMPEPQAAILGCTHYPLMQDTFQEALGPDVQVFSQAALVAESLAHYLGRHPGMLGAGDAGYVTTGDPRKVSDRATQFLRRQIAFSSV; encoded by the coding sequence ATGTCCGTAGGCATTTTCGATTCCGGCCTGGGCGGCCTGACCGTCCTTGATGCCGTGGCCAAAAGGCTGCCAGACGTCGCTTTCCGCTACTACGCGGATAGCGCGAACGCCCCTTATGGCGTGCGCGAGGCCGACGATGTCTATCGGCTGACGAAATCCGCCGTGACATGGCTGTGGGACAATGGCTGCGACCTGGTGATCCTGGCCTGCAACACCGCCTCGGCCGCCGGACTGCGGCGGATCCAGGAAGAAGGCGTGCCGCCGGGCAAGCGCGTGCTGGGCGTCTTCGTGCCGCTGATAGAGGCGCTGACCGAACGCCAGTGGGGCGACAATTCCCCGCCGCGCGAGGTTGCCGTGAAGCATGTGGCGCTGTTCGCCACGCCCGCCACCGTGCGCAGCCGGGCGTTTCAGCGGGAACTGGCCTTTCGGGCCATCGGTGTGGACGTCGAGGCCCAAGCCTGTGGCGGCGTGGTCGATGCGATCGAGGACGGCGACATGATCCTGGCCGAGGCGCTGGTGCGCTCCCACGTGGATGCGCTGAAGCGCAAGATGCCGGAACCGCAGGCCGCGATCCTGGGCTGCACCCATTACCCGCTGATGCAGGACACCTTCCAGGAGGCCCTGGGCCCCGATGTGCAGGTCTTCAGCCAGGCCGCGCTGGTGGCGGAGAGCCTGGCCCATTACCTGGGTCGCCACCCCGGCATGCTGGGCGCGGGCGATGCGGGCTACGTGACCACCGGCGATCCGCGCAAGGTAAGCGATCGGGCGACACAGTTCCTCCGACGACAGATCGCCTTTTCGTCCGTCTGA
- the argC gene encoding N-acetyl-gamma-glutamyl-phosphate reductase: MTHSIAILGASGYTGAELVRLIATHPSFEIKALSADRKAGQAMAEVFPHLRHLDLPILTRIEEIDFSQIDLCFCALPHKTSQAVISQLPRDLKIVDLSADFRLRDAAAYEKWYGNPHAAMDLQAEAVYGLTEFYRDEIRGARLVAGTGCNAAAGQFALMPLVRAGVIALDEIIMDLKAAVSGAGRSLKENLLHAELSEGYHGYSMGGTHRHLGEFDQEFSKAAGREVRVQLTPHLLPANRGILMTCYVKGDPDIIHATLAEAYADEPFLVVLPKGEAPSTHHVRGSNFCHVGVVPDRIPGRAIVVSVIDNLTKGSSGQALQNANLMLGEEETSGLMLAPMFP; encoded by the coding sequence ATGACCCATTCCATCGCCATCCTTGGCGCCTCCGGCTATACCGGCGCTGAACTTGTCCGGCTGATCGCCACCCACCCGAGCTTTGAAATCAAGGCCTTGTCCGCCGATCGTAAAGCGGGTCAGGCGATGGCCGAGGTGTTTCCCCACCTGCGCCACCTGGACCTGCCGATCCTGACCCGGATCGAGGAGATCGATTTCAGCCAGATCGACCTGTGCTTTTGCGCCCTGCCGCACAAGACCAGCCAGGCGGTGATTTCCCAGCTGCCGCGCGATCTGAAGATCGTCGATCTGTCCGCCGATTTCCGGCTGCGCGACGCGGCGGCCTACGAGAAGTGGTACGGCAATCCCCATGCCGCGATGGATCTGCAGGCCGAGGCCGTTTACGGCCTGACCGAATTCTACCGCGACGAGATCAGGGGCGCGCGGCTGGTGGCCGGCACGGGGTGCAACGCGGCGGCCGGGCAATTCGCGCTGATGCCGCTGGTCAGGGCCGGGGTGATCGCGCTGGACGAGATCATCATGGACCTGAAGGCGGCCGTGTCGGGCGCGGGCCGGTCGCTGAAGGAAAACCTGCTGCATGCCGAGCTGTCCGAAGGCTATCACGGCTATTCGATGGGCGGCACGCACCGGCACCTGGGCGAGTTCGACCAGGAGTTTTCCAAGGCCGCGGGGCGCGAGGTGCGGGTGCAGCTGACGCCGCATCTGCTGCCGGCGAACCGGGGCATCCTGATGACCTGCTACGTCAAGGGCGACCCGGACATCATCCACGCGACCCTGGCCGAAGCCTATGCGGATGAGCCGTTCCTGGTGGTCCTGCCCAAGGGCGAGGCGCCGTCGACGCATCACGTGCGGGGATCGAATTTCTGCCATGTGGGCGTGGTGCCGGACCGGATCCCGGGGCGGGCGATCGTGGTGTCGGTGATCGACAACCTGACGAAAGGGTCATCGGGGCAGGCATTGCAGAACGCCAACCTTATGCTAGGGGAAGAGGAGACATCGGGCCTGATGCTGGCGCCCATGTTCCCGTAA
- the ccmE gene encoding Heme chaperone CcmE: MKGLKKKRRIQVIVAAFAALAISTALIGYALRDGINYFRAPSQVVEDPPTPGEVFRLGGLVEEGTLVRGAGETVRFSVTDGGASIPVTFTGVLPDLFDEKQGMVGTGRYVNGVFEATEILAKHDETYMPREVIDALKAQGVYEAPEPGS; encoded by the coding sequence ATGAAGGGGTTGAAGAAGAAACGTCGGATCCAGGTGATTGTCGCGGCCTTTGCCGCGCTGGCGATTTCGACGGCCCTGATCGGCTATGCGCTGCGCGACGGCATCAACTATTTCCGCGCGCCGTCGCAGGTGGTGGAAGACCCGCCAACGCCCGGCGAGGTCTTTCGCCTGGGCGGGTTGGTCGAGGAAGGCACGCTGGTGCGCGGCGCGGGCGAGACGGTGCGGTTTTCCGTGACCGATGGCGGCGCGTCGATCCCGGTGACCTTCACCGGGGTTCTGCCCGATCTGTTCGACGAGAAGCAGGGCATGGTCGGCACGGGGCGCTACGTGAACGGCGTCTTCGAAGCGACCGAGATCCTGGCCAAGCACGACGAGACCTACATGCCCAGGGAGGTCATCGACGCGCTGAAGGCGCAGGGGGTCTACGAGGCGCCTGAACCGGGCAGCTGA
- a CDS encoding putative Peptidoglycan domain protein — protein sequence MQTVREIAEEIVAREGGYVNDPDDPGGATKYGVTIHTMRRLGLDLDGDGTVGVADVKALSRGQAVDIFIQHYFQRPRIAELPREIQPSVFDMYVNAGSNAVKILQRLLCEMGYGVSVDGAIGPQTIGACGDAAQPDPVVLRDAYGVARRNYYFSLADQRPASRKYARTRAGGKGGWIRRAEEFLSPRFHLSGAAFDARVAAWG from the coding sequence ATGCAGACAGTGCGCGAGATTGCCGAAGAAATTGTCGCCCGCGAAGGCGGGTATGTGAACGATCCCGACGATCCCGGCGGGGCGACGAAATACGGGGTGACCATTCACACCATGCGGCGGCTGGGGCTGGACCTGGACGGGGACGGCACGGTCGGCGTGGCGGATGTGAAGGCGCTGAGCCGCGGGCAGGCGGTGGACATCTTCATCCAGCATTACTTTCAGCGGCCCCGGATCGCGGAATTGCCCCGCGAGATCCAGCCAAGTGTCTTCGACATGTACGTCAATGCCGGGTCCAACGCGGTCAAGATCCTGCAGCGGCTTCTGTGCGAGATGGGCTACGGGGTATCGGTTGACGGCGCCATCGGGCCGCAGACGATCGGCGCCTGCGGCGATGCGGCGCAGCCCGATCCGGTGGTGCTGCGCGATGCCTACGGGGTGGCGCGGCGGAACTATTATTTCAGCCTAGCGGATCAACGCCCGGCCAGCCGGAAATACGCGCGCACGCGCGCCGGGGGCAAGGGCGGCTGGATCCGGCGGGCCGAGGAATTCCTGTCGCCGCGTTTTCACCTGAGTGGCGCGGCCTTCGACGCACGGGTGGCGGCATGGGGCTGA